One Candidatus Korarchaeum sp. DNA segment encodes these proteins:
- a CDS encoding glycosyltransferase family 2 protein gives MRAALIPAYNEESRIAPVIVKAKKHVDLVIVCDDGSTDLTGEVAASLGARVIRHERNMGYGAALLTLFKEALEMNVSVAVTLDADGQHDADFIPTLIKPIEEGSADLVIGSRFVSGGRAHGISPLRKIALKVLNALGRRATGSGVVDTQSGMRAYSRRALEVAQRAVERGMGVSLGILREVSDSGLRVAEVPIVVSYAGSKPSKNPIAHFSELLATVLRIVLEERPLVYLGIPGAALLMVSMYFGLLTASLYLSTKYFSLPMAFISLSSLLLGILLIMASFQLYSIARIRTEIRKIHPRAQERK, from the coding sequence ATGAGGGCGGCGCTGATACCCGCTTACAACGAGGAGTCAAGGATAGCTCCGGTGATAGTGAAGGCCAAGAAGCACGTCGACCTGGTCATCGTGTGCGACGACGGCTCAACGGACCTAACCGGCGAGGTGGCCGCCAGCCTAGGCGCTCGCGTGATCAGGCACGAGAGGAACATGGGTTACGGTGCAGCTTTACTCACTCTCTTCAAGGAAGCCCTTGAGATGAACGTCAGCGTGGCTGTGACCTTGGATGCTGACGGCCAGCATGACGCAGATTTCATCCCAACCTTGATCAAACCCATAGAGGAAGGTTCTGCTGATCTGGTCATCGGCTCCAGGTTCGTGAGCGGTGGGAGGGCGCATGGAATCTCCCCATTAAGGAAGATCGCCCTCAAAGTACTGAACGCTTTAGGGAGGAGGGCCACTGGCTCGGGCGTTGTGGATACGCAGAGCGGCATGAGGGCCTACTCGAGGAGGGCCCTCGAGGTAGCTCAGAGGGCCGTGGAGAGGGGGATGGGCGTCAGCCTGGGGATACTCAGGGAGGTCAGTGACTCGGGCCTCAGAGTAGCTGAGGTGCCAATAGTCGTGAGCTACGCAGGAAGTAAGCCCTCTAAGAACCCAATAGCTCACTTCTCTGAGCTCCTAGCTACCGTGCTTAGGATAGTGCTTGAGGAAAGGCCCTTAGTCTACTTAGGGATACCTGGAGCTGCCCTCCTCATGGTGAGCATGTACTTCGGCCTCCTGACGGCTAGCCTCTACCTCTCCACCAAGTACTTCAGCCTCCCCATGGCCTTCATCTCCCTCTCCTCCCTCCTCCTGGGGATACTCCTGATAATGGCCTCATTCCAACTCTATTCCATAGCCAGGATAAGGACCGAGATAAGGAAGATCCACCCGCGGGCTCAGGAACGCAAGTGA
- a CDS encoding APC family permease, producing MSGEAPTLFVRRASGLVRTVGPFTAFMIVFTHTVGGGIHRLSVIAAYQHPAAFIPYSFLITGLALAIPTALVYTMLGAMMPRTGGDYIFISRGLNPTVGFLASWGFWFTEVLSYGIIAWYSIDFFVGAATAAGIALRDEGLLATAQWMATTEGHWILGILFVLIFGAIAYLGMRIYGWIINILGVVAIIGCLTNLIILGTWGMGPMATVNGWNSVYGSGAYEKIVSKAFEMGMAKGNLPAAAFDWGATIAAGTGAIWAYIGIVSAVFVGGEMKSPGRSLFVSQVLGTLIIMAYYITLPFLVYTAYVVPHDVLAKVPGALDYLAKQGIPPDRVYFTALYNYLMAELGSEGVASLLGVPATHLLPPRVVTSFTIPLVPKGMEWLQVLNGTLVGIVLLKDIPAFFVVASRMIFAWAFDRFFPEMFAAVDSRFHTPYWAVTLTMIGGLAGVALTAGGDWAAAADTSNLYQFAVMLGCLSAAVIPYWRRDLYEKSPYRWEIAGVPILTLLGLWGWAANFFFFYVTTHEVFYYWGAYTTDIPLQQAAWMGIGALIFAAYLALNTRKGIDVKTIYTEIPPA from the coding sequence ATGTCCGGTGAAGCACCGACCCTGTTCGTGAGGAGGGCCTCAGGGTTAGTGAGGACAGTGGGACCCTTCACCGCCTTCATGATAGTCTTCACTCACACGGTAGGAGGAGGAATTCACAGGTTATCAGTTATAGCAGCTTACCAGCATCCGGCTGCTTTCATACCTTACTCCTTCCTCATAACTGGGCTAGCGCTCGCGATCCCAACGGCATTAGTGTACACGATGCTAGGGGCTATGATGCCCAGGACGGGTGGTGACTACATATTCATAAGCAGGGGCCTCAACCCGACAGTGGGGTTCCTGGCCTCCTGGGGGTTCTGGTTCACCGAGGTACTCAGCTACGGGATAATCGCATGGTACTCCATAGACTTCTTCGTCGGCGCTGCTACAGCAGCAGGTATCGCTCTGAGGGATGAGGGCCTACTCGCTACAGCCCAGTGGATGGCGACCACGGAGGGACACTGGATACTCGGAATACTCTTCGTGCTGATATTCGGAGCTATAGCTTACTTGGGAATGAGGATATACGGTTGGATAATAAACATACTCGGTGTGGTTGCGATAATAGGATGCCTTACGAACCTAATAATCCTCGGAACGTGGGGAATGGGCCCAATGGCTACAGTGAATGGCTGGAACTCCGTTTACGGGTCAGGGGCCTATGAGAAGATAGTCAGCAAGGCCTTCGAGATGGGTATGGCCAAGGGCAACTTGCCAGCGGCGGCTTTCGACTGGGGAGCGACAATAGCAGCGGGAACTGGAGCCATATGGGCTTACATAGGGATAGTCTCAGCAGTATTCGTGGGAGGTGAGATGAAGTCCCCAGGCAGGTCGCTATTCGTCTCCCAGGTCCTCGGAACCCTCATAATAATGGCTTACTACATAACCCTACCCTTCCTGGTATACACTGCCTACGTCGTACCTCATGATGTGCTAGCCAAGGTACCAGGGGCGTTGGATTACCTAGCTAAACAAGGGATACCTCCTGATAGGGTTTACTTCACCGCTCTCTACAACTACCTGATGGCTGAACTGGGTTCTGAAGGGGTCGCAAGTCTCCTGGGAGTTCCCGCAACCCACCTGCTACCGCCCAGGGTGGTGACGTCGTTCACGATACCCCTGGTGCCCAAGGGCATGGAGTGGCTGCAGGTACTCAACGGTACGCTGGTTGGCATAGTGCTGCTCAAGGACATACCGGCTTTCTTCGTAGTCGCTAGCAGGATGATATTCGCTTGGGCTTTCGACAGGTTCTTCCCGGAGATGTTCGCGGCCGTCGACTCCAGGTTCCACACGCCCTACTGGGCCGTCACCCTGACGATGATAGGCGGTCTGGCCGGCGTGGCCCTAACTGCTGGAGGTGATTGGGCTGCTGCAGCTGACACGAGCAACCTTTACCAGTTCGCCGTGATGCTAGGTTGCTTATCAGCCGCTGTCATACCGTACTGGAGGAGGGACCTCTACGAGAAGTCCCCGTACAGGTGGGAGATCGCTGGTGTACCGATACTCACGCTCCTCGGTCTGTGGGGATGGGCTGCCAACTTCTTCTTCTTCTACGTGACGACCCATGAGGTGTTCTACTACTGGGGTGCTTACACGACCGACATCCCGCTGCAGCAGGCTGCCTGGATGGGAATAGGAGCGCTGATATTCGCCGCTTACTTAGCTCTCAACACGAGGAAGGGCATAGACGTGAAGACGATATACACGGAGATACCTCCCGCTTGA